A region of Rhinoraja longicauda isolate Sanriku21f chromosome 1, sRhiLon1.1, whole genome shotgun sequence DNA encodes the following proteins:
- the LOC144604817 gene encoding uncharacterized protein LOC144604817: MVPAGGRQLPVFGRWMEVLTALMENAQQPVSSILPSTEMLQNEIISKFSKGSECQQRSRNGQKLFICSECGKSFNKYSHLKLHLLVHTGEKPFKCRICEKDFNHPSSLRKHEITHTGEKPFKCSDCEKSFNDSSNLSRHKRIHSGEKPFKCNMCEKEFTYSHHLLSHQRTHTGEKPYQCPTCKKEFSQSSSLVMHQRTHADKRPYKCGTCGKKFQLSRHLASHRCTHTGEKALEYKKEFKRDSSLTKHKRLITGELPSKCTFCSKMFRLSHNLMNQKHLCAGEKPYQCSACRLKFNQRSSLMKYQHGGERTLLCSVCDKGFKGSNTLAHHIIAGSSPHHCTGCGKSFKNSTNHIQHQAIRMEERPYRLAGYRKSFKHAYKGCTQFIEPSECTHRQDSIQMYKMQESL; encoded by the exons atggtcccagctggaggccgccagctcccggtgtttggccgatggatg GAAGTTCTAACGGCGCTGATGGAGAACGCACAGCAGCCAGTTTCTTCTATTCTTCCGTCTACTGAGATGCTCCAAAATGAGATAATATCAAAGTTTTCCAAAGGGTCAGAATGTCAGCAACGATCCCgaaatggacagaaactcttcatTTGTTCTGAGTGTGGCAAGAGCTTTAACAAATACTCACATCTCAAACTGCACTTGCTGGTGCATACAGGGGAAAAGCCCTTTAAATGCCGCATATGTGAGAAGGACTTCAATCACCCATCCAGCCTTCGGAAACATGAGATCACGCACACAGGAGAGAAGCCATTCAAATGCTCTGACTGTGAAAAGAGTTTCAACGACTCGTCAAATCTGTCCCGTCACAAACGCATTCACAGTGGTGAAAAGCCATTCAAATGTAATATGTGTGAGAAAGAATTCACTTATTCACACCATCTATTGTCGCACCAGCGCACACATACAGGAGAGAAGCCATATCAATGCCCAACATGCAAGAAAGAATTCAGCCAATCTTCCTCATTAGTGATGCACCAGCGAACGCATGCTGACAAGCGGCCCTATAAGTGTGGCACCTGTGGGAAGAAGTTCCAGTTGTCACGCCATTTGGCGAGTCATCGTTGCACGCATACAGGAGAGAAAGCATTAGAATACAAGAAAGAGTTCAAGCGGGACTCTAGTTTGACAAAACATAAGCGTCTCATTACAGGGGAGTTGCCGTCTAAATGTACCTTTTGTAGCAAGATGTTCCGTCTGTCGCACAACCTAATGAACCAGAAGCATTTATGCGCTGGCGAGAAGCCATATCAATGCTCTGCATGTAGGCTTAAGTTCAACCAGCGCTCGTCTCTGATGAAGTATCAGCACGGAGGGGAGAGAACCCTATTGTGTTCCGTTTGTGACAAAGGATTCAAGGGGTCCAACACACTGGCACACCATATCATTGCTGGCAGCAGCCCACATCATTGCACTGGCTGTGGAAAGAGTTTCAAGAACTCAACAAATCACATTCAGCACCAGGCTATACGCATGGAAGAACGCCCATACAGACTTGCTGGGTACAGGAAGAGTTTCAAGCATGCGTATAAAGGATGCACACAGTTTATTGAGCCATCGGAATGTACACACAGGCAGGACTCCATCCAAATGTACAAGATGCAAGAAAGCCTTTAA